AAGGCTCGGCGTTGCACTGAAGGAGCCTGTTTTCTTGTATCTGATGTAGAAACTCTATTTTCTTCCAAAGACACTATTTTTGCAGCTGTTTGAAGTTTGTATTTTATGTATGTGTTGCAAAGCTTAAAGGAGGAACGTTAGTTTTGGCGTTCCAGTCTTGTGTTtagaggagggtgttttttgccagttaaaaggaaaaaaaaaagaataaatatttcaggcATCAGGCGTACCTCTTTTCTTTGGGGTTTAATGggagcgggaggcgggggagagtTGACAGCTgagcggggggcggagggggctgctgcggggagggagcggccatggggccggcgggcggcaggaCCCCGCGGCACGCTGCTGGCCCGCCCGCCCCTAGACGGCTTCGCCCCGCCTACTGCGCATGCGCGCCCTGCCCGAGTCGCTCAGGCGACCGCCCGAACGCCAACAAGGCACCGCCCGCTggctccgcccccggcccccgaacCAATGTGCGCACACCACATCGGGGCGCGTCACCGTCGGGGACGCCCTCGCCGAAggcccccagcccggggccgtcCGCGGCGCCGCCTGGCTTGAGAgcctccccgcggccgggcgcgccgccgggccgcgggggctgcggcccCCGCGCGACCTCCGAAGAGCTTGAGACGCcgcgcccgctccccccgcccggctctccggtgccgcccgcccgccctggccgtgccccgcgcccggcggcgccaggggcggccccggcgcggcgcggcgggccccgagaggcgggcgggcgggcgcacgGAGGCCGCATgaggccccccgcgccgccgccgccgccgccaccagcgCCGCCACCGCTTCCGCCGGCCGCGCTGCGGGATGTGGCGCTGGACGTGGGCCCGGCGCtgagcggccgcggcggcgccgccatgggcgggggcggccccgcgctgcccgagCGCCTCCGCCTGCCCGTCTGCTTCCTGGGCGTCTTCGCCTGCTACTTCTACTACGGGATCCTGCAGGAGAGCATgtgagggccggggccgggccgggccgggccggggggggccgggagggggtgggagggctgggctgggctggggggccgggccggggggggccgggagggggtgggagggctgggctggggggcggccagagggggctggggggcccggccggggggggctgggagggggtgggagggctgggctgggctggggggcagccagagggggctggggggccgggccggggggggccgggagggggtgggagggctgggctgggctgggctggggggcggccagagggggctggggggcccggccggggggggccgggagggggtgggagggctgggctgggctggggggcggccagagggggctggggggcccggccgggggagcCCTGGAGGGGatgggagggctgggctgggctggggagcggccagagggggccggggccgggccgggccgggagggggtgggagggctgggctgggctgggctggggggcggccagagggggctggggggcccggccggggggggctgggagggggtgggagggctgggctggggggcggccagagggggctgggggtcgggagggagttggagggccgggccggggggaggctacggggtcgggccgggggggggctgggggctgggccgGAGGGGTGTCAGGGGGGTTGGAGAACTGGGAGGAGTTGGAGGGGTGGCCGGGGGGTACCAGgggggctggagagctgggccgggccggggttgGAGGGCTGAGCTGGGGCTCTGCCCGCACTTACTCCACTCCGCTCTGCCCGCAGCACTCGAGGCCGCTACGGCGAGGGCGCGGCGCAGGAGCGTTTCCAGCACGCCCTGTCCCTGGTCTTCATCCAGTGCGTTATCAACGCCGCCTTCGCCAAGCTCCGTGAGTgcccccggccctggcgccgTGGCTCTGCCGGGCTGCTGGCCGCCTGCAGCTGCTTggactctctccttctctctctctcttctttctagtGATCCGGTTTTTTGACTCGGTCAAGGTGGACCGGACGCGGAACTGGCTGTACGCGGCTTGCTCGCTCTCCTATCTGGGCGCGATGGTTTCCAGCAACTCAGCTCTGCAGTTTGTCAACTATCCGACTCAGGTGAAGAAGCGCAGGCTGCAGAGGCGCGAATGAGAgagagggcaagaaggagaaggcGTTAAACTTACAGCTCTTGCTTTTCTGATGCTTGGGGTGCTTACGTGCCCTGGAACCGCTGCGCCGAGGAAGTTCTTGCTACGCGAGAACAAGCCGCTAATAATTAGCAGGAGGGAGCTGTGATTTTGGCGCTCATCTTTCTAAGGCTGCCTTTGTGGGGCCATGACCTGTCACTTTGCTTCCTCCAGCAGCCCTGTGTGTCATAGAGATGGCTTAAGAGAGTCGAAGTTATTCCAGAAAAGCAATAACAGTACCTGGAAGTGGTAGACATTAGGAAGGGGGGGTTGGCACTTAATGTGTGCAGGCTTGGGACAGTATCTGAAACTTCCCGGACAGTTGCTGGAGCGGTCTCCCCACTGTGGGTCCTTGTTCTTGTGTTCTGGAGCCTCTGGTATGTTTTACCAGAGATGGGTATCAGGGTGGTCTGATCCGGTACGGTTACCCTTGGTTTCCCTGATCTCTTTGCTTGTTGTCAGCAAGCGATGGTGCGCAGTTAGTTAAGGTATTCTTTCTTTTACAGGTCCTGGGCAAATCTTGTAAGCCCATCCCAGGTAAGCAGTCTTCACGTATCTTCTTGTATACTTGCGTGGGTTTCTCATACCCTGAACCAGTCCATGGacctaatttttaaaaacagtatctctctttttctgtcttttctgctgCAAGAAGAGCAAGCACTGCAGTATGCACCTAGTTTTTTGCTGGGCAAAGTTAAATTCCCGTGAGAGGCTTTTGGAGGTAGTTCACGATGTTGCTTCTTCTTTACAGTCATGCTTTTAGGAGTGACTTTGCTGCGGAAGAAGTATCCACTGGCCAAATATCTCTGCGTCCTCTTGATAGTCACAGGCGTGGCCCTGTTCATGTATAAGCCTAAAAAGGGGGCTGGAAGCGATGACCACGTCTTTGGCTATGGAGAGCTCCTTCTAGTGAGTACTGCCAAAGTACGAACGTCCCAGGGGCTGCGTTGGTGGCCGGTCTGATGACGAAAAAGCAGTTGTGATACCGGTCTGGCTGTGTCTTT
The sequence above is a segment of the Struthio camelus isolate bStrCam1 chromosome 25, bStrCam1.hap1, whole genome shotgun sequence genome. Coding sequences within it:
- the SLC35B1 gene encoding solute carrier family 35 member B1 — encoded protein: MGGGGPALPERLRLPVCFLGVFACYFYYGILQESITRGRYGEGAAQERFQHALSLVFIQCVINAAFAKLLIRFFDSVKVDRTRNWLYAACSLSYLGAMVSSNSALQFVNYPTQVLGKSCKPIPVMLLGVTLLRKKYPLAKYLCVLLIVTGVALFMYKPKKGAGSDDHVFGYGELLLLLSLTLDGLTGVSQDHMRAHYQTGSNHMMLNVNLWSTLFLGAGILFTGELWEFLSFAERYPSILYNILLFGLTSALGQSFIFMTVVYFGPLTCSIITTTRKFFTILASVILFANPISTMQWVGTVLVFLGLGLDAKFGKGVKKTSR